In one Fundidesulfovibrio magnetotacticus genomic region, the following are encoded:
- a CDS encoding DUF488 domain-containing protein yields the protein MPQTAAPTHGPDGATVQTIGLSNHSPERFLELLRLHGIDAVADVRSRPYARYAKHFRKEPLERLLRGAGVAYVFLGHLVGGKPDDPALLGQDGLPDYERIAASPGFAEGIARIVQGARRYTVALACAEEDPSRCHRSLLIAPALAARGVRVLHIRGHGGLEPDAPRAPEPRASLLDHAG from the coding sequence TTGCCGCAAACCGCTGCGCCAACGCACGGCCCGGACGGGGCCACCGTCCAAACCATCGGCCTCTCCAACCACTCCCCGGAGCGCTTCCTCGAACTGCTGCGCCTGCACGGCATCGACGCCGTGGCCGACGTGCGCTCGCGCCCCTACGCCCGGTACGCCAAACACTTTCGCAAGGAGCCCCTGGAGCGCCTGTTGCGCGGGGCAGGGGTGGCCTACGTGTTCCTGGGCCATCTGGTGGGCGGCAAGCCCGACGATCCGGCGCTCCTGGGGCAGGACGGACTGCCGGATTACGAGCGAATCGCTGCCTCGCCGGGCTTCGCGGAGGGCATCGCGCGCATCGTCCAGGGCGCGCGGCGCTACACCGTGGCCCTGGCCTGCGCCGAGGAGGACCCCTCGCGCTGCCACCGCAGCCTGCTCATCGCCCCCGCGCTCGCGGCGCGGGGCGTGCGCGTTCTCCACATCCGGGGCCACGGCGGCCTGGAGCCCGACGCACCCCGCGCCCCGGAGCCGCGCGCGAGCCTGCTGGACCACGCAGGCTGA
- a CDS encoding AbrB/MazE/SpoVT family DNA-binding domain-containing protein — MHTTTLRKVGGSVMLAVPPAILDLLHLQAGATVGLAVDNGRLVVEPAPRPRYTLDELLAQCDASAAPSDEDQEWLDSKPVGNELL, encoded by the coding sequence ATGCACACAACAACCCTGCGCAAAGTCGGCGGTTCCGTCATGCTGGCCGTTCCGCCCGCCATTCTGGACCTGCTGCACCTGCAAGCCGGGGCCACCGTGGGCCTTGCCGTGGACAACGGCCGCCTTGTGGTCGAGCCCGCGCCGCGTCCGCGCTACACCCTGGACGAACTGCTCGCCCAGTGCGACGCGTCGGCGGCCCCGAGCGACGAGGACCAGGAGTGGCTCGACAGCAAACCCGTCGGCAACGAGTTGCTCTGA
- a CDS encoding ATP-dependent nuclease codes for MNLVEFELKNYRNITSAAKIKVMQYSVIIGKNNEGKSNLLRALDCAMNLLLATDVRRERERQNGSTQYKFRSDFPVGGHAGKERVTQFVLKFSLDEVDRKDFKKAVRSQINSELSIRITIGIDEVPNIQFIKKGPGAATLAQKSGDIVKFLSNKIQTQYIGAIRTSEQSVSIVKDMVDNVLYPLMRKPEYRAAITTLKELQQPVLNKLSEDVCEVLQTFVPTIVGVDILSPFASRVRNFGCKIEIDDGKKTPLEQKGDGIQSLVSLSLLRHQDKFPGVSLVAIEEPEAHLHQGAIHNIREVLMEISRENQVVISTHNPCFVNREQIDSCVIVEAGRPKNASSIDEIRHLLGITISDSLVASDNIIIVEGEDDVIALQAILSWKSTKIQKLLERGAISFISAHGASKIPTVASFYRNFLCKIICVVDDDDEGRRAIKDVADRNIVPGKDLFKLTCNGMVNSELEDAFRKDVYCEYIKQGYGVDLKVMSKFFNGNMKKWSDRVKEAFERSGKLFDGPTEARIKCDVAKIVKDNPGDIVVLEKCSVIDVLAEHIENEIL; via the coding sequence ATGAATTTGGTCGAATTTGAGCTAAAAAATTATAGGAACATTACTTCTGCGGCCAAAATCAAGGTAATGCAGTACAGTGTGATTATTGGCAAAAACAATGAAGGGAAATCAAATTTGTTACGAGCACTTGATTGTGCAATGAATTTATTGCTGGCAACAGATGTGAGGCGGGAGCGAGAACGACAAAATGGTTCGACTCAATATAAGTTTAGATCAGATTTTCCAGTAGGAGGGCATGCGGGAAAAGAAAGAGTTACACAATTTGTTCTCAAATTTTCTCTAGATGAAGTTGACAGGAAGGACTTCAAGAAAGCTGTTCGGAGTCAAATCAATTCAGAACTTTCTATACGAATAACAATAGGAATTGATGAGGTTCCGAATATTCAATTTATTAAAAAAGGGCCTGGGGCTGCTACATTGGCTCAAAAGTCAGGAGATATAGTAAAGTTTTTGTCTAATAAGATTCAGACGCAGTATATTGGCGCGATTCGAACCTCAGAGCAGTCTGTTAGCATAGTTAAGGACATGGTTGACAATGTTCTTTATCCATTGATGCGCAAGCCGGAGTATAGGGCGGCAATTACGACTTTGAAAGAGCTGCAACAGCCAGTTTTGAATAAGTTGTCAGAGGATGTTTGTGAAGTTCTGCAAACTTTTGTGCCGACAATTGTTGGTGTGGATATCTTGTCGCCATTTGCTAGCAGGGTTAGAAATTTTGGATGTAAAATTGAAATCGATGATGGAAAGAAGACGCCACTTGAACAAAAGGGGGATGGGATACAAAGCCTGGTATCTCTGAGCCTTCTTCGCCACCAGGATAAATTTCCGGGTGTCTCATTGGTTGCAATTGAGGAGCCCGAGGCCCACTTGCACCAAGGGGCAATACATAATATTCGAGAAGTACTAATGGAAATTTCGAGAGAAAACCAGGTTGTAATATCGACACATAATCCATGCTTTGTTAATAGGGAGCAGATAGACTCGTGTGTGATTGTTGAGGCGGGAAGGCCTAAGAACGCGAGTAGCATTGATGAAATTCGTCATCTCCTGGGGATAACTATTTCTGATTCTCTTGTGGCATCCGATAATATCATCATAGTAGAGGGTGAGGATGACGTGATTGCGCTTCAGGCGATTTTGTCTTGGAAAAGCACAAAAATACAAAAACTTCTTGAGCGAGGAGCGATATCTTTTATTTCTGCGCATGGAGCTTCAAAAATTCCGACAGTTGCTTCATTTTATAGAAACTTTCTATGTAAGATTATTTGTGTTGTCGATGACGATGATGAGGGTAGGCGAGCCATCAAAGACGTTGCCGACAGAAATATCGTTCCAGGAAAGGACTTGTTTAAATTGACATGCAATGGGATGGTTAATAGCGAGCTTGAAGATGCCTTTCGAAAGGATGTCTATTGCGAATATATCAAGCAAGGATACGGTGTCGATTTGAAGGTCATGTCAAAATTCTTTAACGGCAACATGAAGAAGTGGAGCGATAGGGTTAAAGAAGCGTTTGAGCGCAGCGGGAAATTGTTTGATGGCCCAACTGAGGCGAGGATTAAGTGTGATGTGGCAAAGATTGTGAAGGATAATCCAGGCGATATTGTGGTTTTAGAGAAGTGTTCAGTTATCGATGTGTTGGCTGAGCATATTGAGAATGAGATTTTGTAG
- a CDS encoding radical SAM protein: MEHHARHATATPLPRIRAVTPLSLCDWPGRSAAVLYLGGCNLRCPTCHNASLAFTPSRHPALDASAVLKGLAARARWLDGVVVCGGEPTLDPGLFPLVQALDALGPPVKVDTNGMAPDVVERLFEACPRTCFAVDVKGPWEKYPVLTGGAASPEAARERLEAVFALAARDPARFRFRITLVPELTPDDVSAARRQLPPCFTLNEQTYLPPPAGKETAHALADPEARRLPGNLVPGAHRPGHPESPQGQRRAGPAALQAPGAQG; the protein is encoded by the coding sequence ATGGAACACCACGCACGCCACGCCACCGCCACGCCCCTGCCCCGCATCCGGGCCGTCACGCCCCTGTCGCTGTGCGACTGGCCGGGCCGCAGCGCCGCCGTCCTCTACCTGGGCGGGTGCAACCTGCGCTGCCCCACCTGCCACAACGCCTCGCTGGCCTTCACGCCCAGCCGCCATCCCGCCCTGGACGCTTCCGCAGTCCTCAAGGGCCTGGCCGCACGGGCGCGCTGGCTCGACGGCGTGGTGGTCTGCGGGGGCGAGCCCACCCTCGATCCCGGGCTCTTCCCGCTGGTGCAGGCCCTCGACGCCCTTGGGCCGCCCGTGAAGGTGGACACCAACGGCATGGCCCCGGACGTGGTGGAGCGGCTCTTCGAGGCGTGCCCGCGCACGTGTTTCGCCGTGGACGTGAAAGGCCCCTGGGAGAAATACCCCGTCCTCACGGGCGGGGCGGCCTCCCCGGAGGCGGCCCGCGAGCGGCTGGAGGCGGTTTTCGCCCTGGCCGCGCGGGATCCCGCCCGCTTCCGTTTCCGCATCACCCTCGTGCCGGAGCTCACGCCGGATGACGTGAGCGCAGCCAGACGGCAACTGCCCCCGTGCTTCACCCTGAACGAACAAACCTACCTGCCCCCGCCGGCCGGGAAGGAGACCGCACATGCCCTTGCAGATCCAGAAGCGCGACGGCTGCCTGGAAACCTGGTCCCTGGAGCGCATCGCCCAGGCCATCCTGAAAGCCCTCAAGGCCAGCGGCGTGCAGGACCCGCTGCTCTCCAAGCGCCTGGCGCGCAAGGTTGA
- a CDS encoding glycosyltransferase family 39 protein gives MAEKGRLSRPGPGRAGVCLLLIVGAALVLRLYNLGVPSLWMDEVLVPQNASHPWPYILELTRRIEVHPPTYYVLIKGMLSLGDGDFATRLPSALAGVLGVWLSWRLGRELFGEGAGLWAAALTALNVHHLLLSRFVRPYALAGMFFALGMLAALRLSREGRPRHAALLALACAAMASLQYLSLASGFALLGWLVLDRLLWRGRTGWGSIASCAALLCAVSALEWRFFLSSSAWAGEFLEKNHGGAEALGVLWTALAANLFHDGVPWLQAFLGLAALAGLGLMWRERPREALFVSTALFGLPLALLAAGKVWNLWPRHLSPAITPLALCLGYLVCRGASRLTSPPRGAALAAGLALAGLAACLGPFHWRFYEEESYTDKVLCDGYKTMARRTLAALAPGDALVVGNDYLRNALGWYAARLPGPDLLHAQDVEPGRDVMVLRVLANMHLGGLARDRADLGRLLAPARVTPLAENVHLYEKVLPRKPWLELEPAGAFAAAPMDLLGFHERVAALKNAAYAHDSLGGFAMPTRNNVEGAAQWEFRAPPGAGSGGAALFVAYRNTGAGNHMILETAFDGEPPTLHPVSMGPDPGGGYATLLERDVPYELLRVRVRMVSEPRTPLFPGQNLETLRLEGVSAAFVPAGEEEHAHVRLRALLRERALAVHLGERFLERGLPGQRLGPLPEGLVRRTEPEYPGWTVLAPGPGQACATLTAELPAGTGHVTAYPRVGERSLVAIYQVAPDGSRLERLRLERPGEGITPVSARYPLRLDPSLTRDGTLRVEIVLQGPLAQLWVHDGTIFHAR, from the coding sequence GTGGCGGAAAAAGGCAGGCTGAGTCGGCCCGGGCCCGGCCGCGCCGGGGTCTGCCTCCTGCTGATCGTGGGCGCGGCCTTGGTCTTGCGCCTGTACAACCTGGGCGTGCCCTCCCTGTGGATGGACGAGGTGCTCGTCCCGCAGAACGCCAGCCACCCTTGGCCCTACATCCTGGAGCTGACGCGGCGCATCGAGGTGCACCCGCCCACGTACTACGTCCTGATCAAGGGCATGCTGAGCCTCGGCGACGGCGATTTCGCCACGCGTCTGCCCTCGGCCCTGGCCGGGGTGCTGGGAGTGTGGCTCTCCTGGCGGCTGGGGCGCGAGCTTTTCGGTGAGGGCGCGGGGCTCTGGGCAGCGGCGCTCACGGCCCTGAACGTCCACCATCTGCTCCTCTCGCGCTTCGTGCGCCCCTACGCCTTGGCGGGCATGTTCTTCGCACTGGGCATGCTGGCGGCGCTGCGCCTCTCCCGCGAGGGGCGTCCGCGTCACGCGGCGCTCCTGGCCCTGGCCTGCGCGGCCATGGCCTCCCTGCAATACCTGTCCCTGGCTTCGGGCTTCGCCCTGCTGGGCTGGCTAGTCCTGGACCGCCTGCTCTGGCGCGGACGAACGGGCTGGGGCTCCATCGCCTCGTGCGCGGCCCTGCTGTGCGCGGTGTCGGCCCTGGAGTGGCGTTTTTTCCTGAGCTCCAGCGCCTGGGCCGGGGAATTTCTGGAGAAGAACCACGGCGGGGCCGAGGCCCTGGGTGTGCTCTGGACGGCCCTGGCGGCCAATCTTTTCCACGACGGCGTGCCGTGGCTCCAGGCGTTCCTGGGGCTGGCGGCCCTGGCCGGACTGGGCCTGATGTGGCGCGAGCGGCCACGCGAGGCTTTGTTCGTCTCGACCGCGCTCTTCGGCCTGCCCCTGGCGCTTCTGGCGGCGGGCAAGGTCTGGAACCTGTGGCCAAGGCACCTCTCGCCCGCCATCACGCCCCTGGCGCTCTGCCTGGGCTATCTCGTCTGTCGCGGGGCCTCCCGGCTCACGTCCCCCCCGCGTGGCGCGGCCCTGGCGGCCGGATTGGCCCTGGCGGGGCTCGCGGCGTGCCTGGGTCCGTTCCACTGGCGCTTCTACGAAGAGGAGAGCTACACCGACAAGGTGCTTTGCGACGGCTACAAAACCATGGCCCGGCGCACCCTGGCCGCCCTGGCCCCGGGCGACGCCCTGGTGGTGGGCAACGACTACCTGCGCAACGCCCTGGGCTGGTACGCCGCGCGCCTGCCCGGGCCGGACCTGCTGCACGCCCAGGACGTGGAGCCCGGGCGCGACGTCATGGTCCTGCGCGTGCTGGCCAACATGCACCTGGGCGGCCTGGCCCGGGACAGGGCGGACCTGGGGCGCCTGCTGGCCCCGGCGCGGGTGACGCCCCTGGCCGAGAACGTGCACCTCTACGAGAAGGTCCTCCCGCGCAAACCCTGGCTGGAGCTGGAGCCCGCCGGGGCGTTCGCCGCCGCGCCCATGGACCTCCTGGGCTTCCACGAGCGCGTGGCCGCCCTGAAGAACGCCGCCTACGCCCACGACTCCCTGGGCGGCTTCGCCATGCCCACGCGCAACAACGTGGAGGGCGCGGCGCAGTGGGAGTTCCGCGCGCCCCCGGGGGCAGGTTCCGGCGGCGCGGCGCTGTTCGTGGCCTACCGCAACACGGGGGCGGGCAACCACATGATCCTGGAGACGGCTTTCGACGGCGAGCCGCCCACGCTCCACCCCGTGTCCATGGGGCCGGACCCCGGCGGCGGCTACGCGACGCTGCTCGAGCGGGACGTCCCCTACGAGCTCCTGCGGGTGCGGGTGCGCATGGTCAGCGAGCCGCGCACGCCGCTCTTTCCCGGCCAGAACCTGGAGACCCTGCGCCTGGAGGGCGTGAGCGCCGCCTTCGTCCCCGCGGGGGAGGAGGAGCATGCCCACGTGCGGCTGCGCGCGCTGCTCCGCGAGCGTGCCCTGGCGGTTCACCTGGGCGAGCGCTTCCTGGAGCGCGGCCTTCCGGGCCAGCGCCTGGGGCCGCTGCCTGAGGGCCTGGTGCGGCGCACCGAGCCGGAGTATCCCGGCTGGACGGTGCTCGCGCCCGGCCCCGGCCAGGCCTGCGCGACGCTCACGGCGGAGCTTCCGGCCGGCACGGGGCATGTCACGGCCTATCCGCGCGTGGGGGAAAGGTCCCTGGTGGCCATCTACCAGGTGGCCCCCGACGGATCGCGCCTGGAGCGCCTGCGCCTGGAGCGCCCGGGAGAGGGCATCACGCCTGTTTCGGCGCGCTATCCCCTGCGTCTCGATCCATCCCTGACCCGCGACGGAACCCTGCGCGTGGAGATCGTCCTTCAAGGGCCCCTGGCCCAGCTCTGGGTGCACGACGGAACTATTTTCCACGCCAGATGA
- the cysC gene encoding adenylyl-sulfate kinase produces the protein MDQSNRHVVKHRGSVTPAMREALLGQRGQIFWLTGLSSSGKSTIAHAVEERLHAMGKLCYVFDGDNVRHGLCSDLGFLPEERTENMRRIAEMAKLFMDAGLVCMSAMISPLQADRERVRNIIGPERFHEIYIECPLEVCELRDPKGLYKLAREGKIKNYTGVSAPYEAPAAPALTIHTGNASLEECVDRLHAYVVSKVLPES, from the coding sequence ATGGATCAATCGAACCGTCATGTCGTGAAGCACCGCGGCAGCGTCACCCCAGCCATGCGCGAGGCGCTGCTGGGCCAGCGCGGCCAGATTTTCTGGCTCACGGGCCTCTCCAGCTCCGGCAAGTCCACCATCGCCCACGCCGTGGAGGAGCGTCTCCACGCCATGGGCAAGCTCTGCTACGTCTTCGACGGCGACAACGTGCGCCACGGCCTCTGCTCCGACCTGGGCTTTCTCCCCGAGGAACGCACCGAAAACATGCGCCGCATCGCCGAGATGGCCAAACTCTTCATGGACGCGGGCCTGGTCTGCATGAGCGCCATGATCTCGCCCCTCCAGGCCGACCGCGAACGCGTGCGCAACATCATCGGGCCGGAGCGCTTCCACGAAATCTACATCGAATGCCCCCTGGAAGTCTGCGAACTGCGCGACCCCAAGGGACTCTACAAGCTCGCGCGCGAAGGAAAGATCAAGAACTACACAGGCGTCTCGGCCCCCTACGAGGCCCCGGCAGCCCCAGCCCTGACCATCCACACCGGCAACGCCTCCCTGGAGGAATGCGTGGACCGGCTGCACGCCTATGTGGTCTCCAAGGTGCTCCCCGAGAGCTAG
- a CDS encoding type II toxin-antitoxin system PemK/MazF family toxin, with protein MERGDIYLVSLDPTSGHEQQGTRPVLVVSPTAFNQLTRTPIVLPITTGGNFARTAGFAVSLTRAGTRTTGVVRCDQPRALNLDARHGQKLESVPGAIVEEVLARLAVLFA; from the coding sequence ATGGAACGCGGCGACATCTATCTGGTCTCCCTGGACCCCACCTCGGGGCATGAACAGCAAGGGACGCGGCCCGTCCTGGTGGTCTCGCCCACCGCCTTCAACCAGCTCACGCGCACGCCCATCGTGCTGCCCATCACAACGGGCGGGAACTTCGCGCGCACGGCCGGGTTTGCCGTCTCCCTCACCAGGGCCGGAACCAGGACCACGGGCGTGGTGCGCTGCGATCAACCGCGCGCCCTCAATCTGGACGCGCGCCATGGGCAAAAACTGGAAAGCGTGCCGGGGGCGATCGTCGAGGAGGTGCTGGCCCGGCTGGCGGTCCTCTTCGCCTAG
- a CDS encoding ribonucleoside triphosphate reductase, with product MAQAILKALKASGVQDPLLSKRLARKVEEKLADVDVPRQEHVQDTVERVLMESRLFDVAKRFIIYREKRRTLREQKAAFLDIADTIDTYLSKADWRVSENANMSHSFQGLMLHLSGTVQARYALEKYPEEVRAAHDHGYFHIHDLSFGLAGYCAGWSLRDLLLEGFNLEGRSSAGPAKHFDSALGQMVNFLGTLQNEWAGAQAFNNVDTYLAPFIRHDGLNYQQVRQAVQKFVFNLNTTSRWGGQTPFTNLSFDLTPPKHIAKEAAIVGGAFQDAAYGDFQAEMDMFNKAFLEVMSEGDYYGQIFSFPIPTYNVTEDFPWDSEIGALLLDLTARYGAPYFQNFINSDLSPEDVRSMCCRLQMDLRELRNKVGGLFGAGDLTGSIGVVTLNLPKLAYLAQGEEDFLDLVAEYAALAKDALEFKRKLIQEQLDRGMFPYSGRYLKNGYKGHFSTIGLVGGHEACLNILGKGIETDAGVRLMTRVLNHLREITSRFQEETGHLYNLEATPAEGTSYRLAKIDKNLYADIKASGNGTPYYTNSTNLPVGLCEDVIAALEHQNKLQPLYTGGTVFHTFLGEAVADPEALKSFIIKAFRMTKIPYLSITPTFSVCKEHGYMSGEHFECPTCGCDAEVFTRIVGYYRPVSRWNKGKKAEYGDRVTYGMDMGMCGCEPGQL from the coding sequence ATCGCCCAGGCCATCCTGAAAGCCCTCAAGGCCAGCGGCGTGCAGGACCCGCTGCTCTCCAAGCGCCTGGCGCGCAAGGTTGAGGAAAAGCTCGCCGACGTGGACGTGCCCCGCCAGGAGCACGTCCAGGACACCGTTGAACGCGTGCTCATGGAGTCGCGCCTGTTCGACGTGGCCAAACGCTTCATCATCTACCGCGAGAAGCGCCGCACCCTGCGCGAGCAGAAGGCGGCCTTCCTGGACATCGCCGACACCATCGACACCTACCTCTCCAAGGCCGACTGGCGCGTCTCCGAGAACGCCAACATGTCCCACAGCTTCCAGGGCCTGATGCTCCACCTCTCGGGCACCGTGCAGGCCCGCTACGCCCTGGAGAAATACCCCGAGGAAGTGCGCGCCGCCCACGACCACGGCTATTTCCACATCCACGATCTCTCCTTCGGCCTGGCCGGCTACTGCGCGGGCTGGAGCCTGCGCGACCTGCTCCTGGAGGGCTTCAACCTGGAAGGGCGCTCGTCCGCCGGTCCGGCCAAGCACTTCGACTCGGCCCTGGGCCAGATGGTCAACTTCCTGGGCACGCTCCAGAACGAGTGGGCCGGGGCGCAGGCCTTCAACAACGTGGACACCTACCTGGCCCCCTTTATCCGCCACGACGGGCTCAACTACCAGCAGGTGCGCCAGGCCGTGCAGAAGTTCGTCTTCAACCTGAACACCACCTCGCGCTGGGGCGGCCAGACCCCCTTCACCAACCTGAGCTTCGACCTCACGCCCCCCAAGCACATCGCCAAGGAGGCGGCCATCGTGGGCGGGGCCTTCCAGGACGCCGCCTACGGCGACTTCCAGGCCGAGATGGACATGTTCAACAAGGCCTTCCTGGAAGTGATGAGCGAGGGCGACTACTACGGCCAGATCTTCTCCTTCCCCATCCCCACCTACAACGTCACGGAAGACTTCCCCTGGGATTCCGAGATCGGGGCCCTGCTTCTGGACCTTACCGCCCGTTACGGCGCGCCCTACTTCCAGAACTTCATCAACTCCGACCTCTCGCCCGAGGACGTGCGCTCCATGTGCTGCCGCCTGCAGATGGACCTGCGCGAGCTGCGCAACAAGGTGGGCGGGCTCTTCGGCGCGGGCGACCTGACCGGCTCCATCGGCGTGGTGACGCTCAACCTGCCCAAGCTGGCCTATCTGGCCCAGGGCGAGGAGGACTTCCTGGACCTGGTGGCCGAGTACGCCGCCCTGGCCAAGGACGCCCTGGAGTTCAAGCGCAAGCTCATCCAGGAGCAGCTGGACCGGGGCATGTTCCCCTATTCGGGGCGCTACCTGAAGAACGGCTACAAGGGCCACTTCTCCACCATCGGGCTGGTGGGCGGGCACGAGGCCTGCCTGAACATCCTGGGCAAGGGCATCGAGACCGACGCGGGCGTGCGCCTGATGACGCGCGTGCTGAACCACCTGCGCGAGATCACCAGCCGCTTCCAGGAGGAGACGGGCCACCTCTACAACCTGGAGGCCACGCCCGCCGAGGGCACCAGCTACCGCCTGGCCAAGATCGACAAGAACCTCTACGCCGACATCAAGGCCTCGGGCAACGGCACGCCGTACTATACCAACTCCACCAACCTGCCCGTGGGGCTGTGCGAGGACGTGATCGCGGCCCTGGAGCACCAGAACAAGCTGCAGCCGCTCTACACGGGCGGCACGGTGTTCCACACGTTCCTGGGCGAGGCCGTGGCGGACCCGGAGGCCCTGAAGAGCTTCATCATCAAGGCCTTCCGCATGACGAAGATCCCGTATCTCTCCATCACGCCCACGTTCAGCGTGTGCAAGGAGCACGGCTACATGTCCGGCGAGCACTTCGAGTGCCCCACCTGCGGTTGCGACGCGGAAGTGTTCACGCGCATCGTGGGCTACTACAGGCCCGTCTCGCGCTGGAACAAAGGCAAAAAGGCCGAATACGGCGACCGCGTCACCTACGGCATGGACATGGGTATGTGCGGGTGCGAGCCGGGGCAGTTGTAG